From the Anguilla anguilla isolate fAngAng1 chromosome 8, fAngAng1.pri, whole genome shotgun sequence genome, one window contains:
- the LOC118234128 gene encoding aquaporin-10-like, with the protein MDSVFRRVRIQSRLLRQCLAECLGVYVLIVFGCGAAAQVTTSENTKGQYLSINLGFALGTTFGVYVSRGVSGAHLNPAVTLSLCMLGRHPWRTLPFYVFFQVFGAFLAAATVALQYYDAIMHFSNGQLTVTGPTATAAIFATYPADYLSLWSGFVDQVIGTGTLLVCILAVEDRRNTRIPAEMAPPLFGLVVLVIGMSMSVNCGGALNPARDLGPRLYSYIAGWGEQVFWAGGRWWWVPLVAPCVGALVGSVVYVLLIEAHHPELDLHLEKADQCQTVDNKLALELEGVELDLNSPKGCPNEGQEGKKAASGKGEEG; encoded by the exons ATGGACTCCGTGTTCAGGAGAGTCCGAATCCAGAGCCGTCTGCTCAGACAGTGCCTGGCCGAGTGTTTGGGAGTCTACGTCTTGATC GTGTTTGGCTGTGGGGCCGCTGCCCAGGTGACAACCTCTGAGAACACCAAGGGGCAGTACCTGTCCATCAACCTAGGCTTTGCCCTAGGCACCACCTTTGGAGTCTACGTCTCTCGAGGCGTGTCAG gAGCTCACCTGAACCCTGCAGTCACCCTCagcctgtgcatgctgggaaggcacCCTTGGAGGACTCTGCCCTTCTATGTCTTCTTCCAGGTGTTTGGGGCCTTTCTCGCTGCTGCCACCGTCGCCTTGCAGTACTACG atgccATTATGCACTTCAGCAATGGGCAACTGACTGTAACAGGACCGACTgccaccgctgcaattttcgcCACTTACCCTGCAGATTACCTCAGTCTGTGGAGTGGCTTCGTTGACCAG GTGATTGGGACTGGCACGCTGCTGGTGTGCATCCTGGCCGTGGAAGACCGCAGGAACACGCGCATCCCAGCCGAGATGGCACCGCCTCTGTTCGGGCTGGTTGTCCTGGTGATCGGGATGTCCATGAGCGTAAACTGCGGCGGCGCCCTCAACCCGGCCCGAGACCTGGGGCCCCGGCTGTACAGCTATATCGCGGGCTGGGGAGAGCAGGTGTTCTG ggcggGGGGAAGATGGTGGTGGGTCCCTCTGGTTGCTCCCTGTGTCGGAGCGCTGGTGGGGTCTGTAGTGTATGTGCTCCTGATTGAGGCACATCACCCAGAGCTGGACCTCCACCTGGAAAAGGCCGACCAGTGCCAAACCGTGGACAACAAACTGGCTCTAGAGCTGGAGGGGGTCGAGCTGGACCTGAATTCCCCCAAGGGCTGCCCCAACGAAGGGCAGGAGGGCAAGAAGGCTGCAAGTGGGAAGGGTGAGGAGGGGTAG